A stretch of Saccharomyces eubayanus strain FM1318 chromosome I, whole genome shotgun sequence DNA encodes these proteins:
- the BDH2 gene encoding putative dehydrogenase BDH2, translated as MRALAYFGKGDIRFTNHLEEPRIVAPDELVLDIAWCGICGTDLHEYTDGPIFFPEDGHTNEISHNPLPQAMGHEMAGTVLKVGPGVTQFKVGDKVVVEPTGTCRDRYRWPDSPNVDKEWCAACKRGLYNICSYLGLCGAGVQSGGFAERVVINESHCYKVPEFVPLDVAALIQPLAVCWHAISVCDFKAGSTALIIGAGPIGLGTILALNAAGCSDIAVSEPAKVRRELAEKMGARVFDPTAHAAKDSIKYLRSVAPGGDGYDYTFDCSGLEVTLNASIQCLTFRGTAVNLAMWGHHKIQFSPMDITLHERKYTGSMCYTHHDFEAVIQAMEERRIDVAKARHMITGRVSLEDGLNGAIMKLINEKQSTIKIILTPNNHGELEREPDNEKEDISELSNCKDQERLKESMNEAKLRHT; from the coding sequence atgaGAGCATTGGCATACTTCGGTAAGGGTGACATCAGGTTCACCAACCATCTGGAAGAGCCCCGGATCGTGGCTCCCGACGAGCTTGTTCTCGATATCGCATGGTGCGGTATTTGCGGTACGGACCTGCATGAGTACACAGACGGTCCCATCTTCTTCCCAGAGGACGGGCACACGAACGAGATCAGCCACAACCCATTGCCTCAGGCAATGGGCCACGAGATGGCGGGCACTGTTTTGAAAGTGGGTCCCGGCGTGACGCAGTTCAAGGTGGGCGACAAGGTGGTCGTTGAGCCCACGGGTACGTGCAGGGACCGCTACCGTTGGCCCGACTCGCCAAACGTGGACAAGGAGTGGTGTGCCGCGTGCAAAAGGGGCCTCTACAACATCTGCTCGTACTTGGGCCTTTGTGGTGCCGGCGTGCAGAGTGGTGGGTTCGCAGAGCGGGTGGTGATAAACGAGTCGCACTGCTACAAGGTGCCTGAGTTCGTGCCATTGGACGTTGCTGCTTTGATCCAGCCGTTGGCCGTGTGCTGGCATGCGATCAGCGTCTGCGACTTCAAAGCCGGGTCCACTGCTCTGATCATTGGTGCCGGCCCAATCGGCCTGGGTACCATTCTGGCACTCAATGCGGCCGGTTGCAGTGACATTGCCGTCTCAGAGCCTGCTAAGGTAAGAAGAGAGTTGGCTGAGAAGATGGGAGCCAGGGTGTTCGACCCGACTGCCCACGCCGCTAAGGACAGTATCAAATATTTGCGGTCGGTCGCTCCTGGCGGCGACGGATACGACTACACTTTCGACTGCTCCGGGCTGGAAGTTACGTTGAATGCTTCCATTCAATGTCTGACGTTTAGAGGCACCGCCGTGAATCTGGCCATGTGGGGCCACCACAAGATACAGTTCTCTCCAATGGACATCACGCTGCATGAGAGAAAGTACACGGGGTCCATGTGCTACACTCACCATGACTTCGAGGCGGTGATCCAGGCTATGGAAGAGCGCAGGATTGATGTTGCCAAGGCCAGACACATGATCACTGGTAGAGTCAGTCTCGAAGACGGTCTTAACGGTGCCATCATGAAGCTGATAAACGAAAAGCAGTCCACCATCAAGATTATTCTGACTCCGAACAATCACGGCGAATTGGAAAGAGAACCGGATaacgaaaaggaagataTTTCCGAACTCAGCAACTGCAAGGACCAAGAAAGACTCAAAGAGTCCATGAACGAGGCCAAGCTGCGTCACACATGA